The DNA segment TATCTGTTAGTTTGTATTGACTTTTGTACTGTACCAATAAAAATTACAGTACAATGAAAAAGACAAAGTCAATATCAATTACACTATTATCACTTATCTTGATAAGCGCATGCTCATCCCAATCAAGCAAAAACAACACCATAAATATTTCCGGTGCTTTTGCCTTATACCCCTTGGTTGTAAAATGGTCAGAAGAATACCAAAAGACCCATCCTGATATCCGTTTTAATATTTCTGGTGGAGGAGCTGGCAAAGGCATGGCCGATGCACTGTCCGGAGCTGTAGATCTGGGTATGTTTTCTCGTGAGATTACACCCTCCGAAATGGAGAAGGGGGTATGGTGGGTAAGTCTATGCACTGACGCAGTGGTACCAACCATCAGCAAACGTAACCCATACCTTGATTCATTGAAGAAAAGAGGCCTTACCAAAGCTGAGTTTAAAGCCATATTTATTACCAAATCCATCTCTTCGTGGGATGCATTGTTGGCAAAACCCTCGCAACATGAAATCTCAGTTTATACACGATCCGATGCTTGCGGTGCTGCCGAAACATGGGCAAAATACCTGGGCACACATCAAGAAAACATAAAGGGGATCGGAATCTATGGAGATCCGGGATTAGCCGAAGCCGTAAGTAAGGATCCTGCTGGCATCGCATTTAACAATACTATTTTCGCCTATAATATAAATACAGGCAAAAAACAACCAGGAATTGAACTCATCCCCATTGACATCAATGAAAATGGAAAAATAGATGCTGAAGAAGACTGCTACAACACATTCTGCGATATACTACAGGCCATTGCCAATGGCATTTACCCTGCACCTCCAGCACGCCAACTTTACTTTGTAGCAAATGGAAAACCACCCGAAAAGACAACCTGCGACTTCATTAAATGGACACTTACCGAAGGACAGGCTTATGTAAAAGAAGCCGGCTATGTTCCCATGAGCGATATCCTCGTTAAACAATCCCTTAAAAAACTGAATGCCCAATAATTACCTTTTTCCTATGCACTATCAAAGAAGCCTCTTGTCCAAGATAACAACATCATGGATGATAATCTCTATCATAACCATCCTTGCGCTACCACTGGCAATTGGAACAGGACTATACTTAAAGGCCCACCCCCTAATGGAACTAAAGTCTTTGAATGAATTGATCACATCCTCCATATGGCTACCACACCAAAAAGAATTTGGCTTTCTCCCTTTTATTTTAGGATCGTTATATGTCACATTCATCGCTTTCTGCCTTTCTGCACCTGTTTGCTTATTGGCCGCTCTATTTTTAACACAATTTTCATGTGCCAATAATTTTTCTTTTTATGGCCACACGAAACTCACCCCAAAGAAATTCCCTGGTGTAAAAAACATTTTATCACGATTGGTTTCATCGCAAAACATCATGCGATTCATGCACCCTGTAATTGATATACTGGCAGGGTTACCATCTGTCATATATGGCATGTGGGGCATCTTAGTTATCGTTCCTTTCATATCCAACCATTTGGCGCCTCTTTTAGGTATTAAGTCTTCGGGCTACACCATACTGGCTGGAGGGATTGTACTGGCTGTCATGTGCATACCGTACATATTGAACATGCTTATTGAGGTATTCAACACCATTCCAACAGGATTAAAAGAAGCTTCTCTTTCGCTGGGAGCCACCTATTGGGAGATGGTAAAACATGTGGTAATACGAAAGGGAATTCCTGGTATCATCTCGGCATTTGGACTGGGGATTGCCAAAGCTTTTGGCGAAACAATGGCGGTGATGATGGTGGTTGGAAACCTTATTCAAACAAAACCTCACTTATTCGATGCAGGATACCCCCTACCTGCCCTTATCGCCAACAATTATGGTGAAATGTTATCCATTCCATTGTATGACTCCGCATTAATGTTTGCGGCACTCCTACTCTTTACCATCATACTTATAATCAACCTTATTTTTAGGTATTTCATTTACAAAACCAACAAATATGAATAACCGAAAACAATTTGAAGAAAAGATCGTACGCCTGCTATCAGGACTTGCAACACTTTCGCTTGTTACAACACTCATTTTTATTATAGTTATCATTTTTATGAAAGGGCTTCATGCCTTGTCATGGACCATGCTTTTCATGACACCCCGTGGTGGATATTACTACGGTGGTGAGGGTGGGGTTTTAAACGCCCTCATTGGTTCCTTATATATTTCTTTTGGAGCAACCATCCTCGCAACCATCATGGGGGTTCCATCTGCATTATATATCAACGTTTATTTATCCCGATATAAGAAAACGCAAAATATCATACGCTATGTATTAGATGCGCTTTGGGGTGTTCCATCTATCGTATATGGAGCCTTTGGTTTTGCCCTCATGTTGTTGATTGGCATAAATGCCTCACTACTGGCCGGAATCATAACCGTTGCTCTCCTGATCACTCCCATCGTTGTAAGAACCTTTGATGAGGCACTATGTAATATCCCCAAAGGCTTGTACGAAGCTTCTTTGGCATTGGGTTCTACCAGAAGCGAAACGGCATTTAAAGTCATTTTTAAACAAGGATTTCCTGGTTTTATTACAGCCTTATTATTGGCTTTTGGACGTGGCATAGGTGATGCTGCTTCAGTAATTTTTACGGCGGGATATACCGACCTTATTCCTATTCATCTGGATGAGCCCGCCGCTACCTTGCCCTTATCCATATTCTTTCAGCTAGGATCTCCTATTTTGGAAGTCCGGGAGCGTGCTTATGCAGCTGCCATTATACTCACATTAATTATTTTAACAATAAGCCTTACTGCCAGATACCTATCAAAAGCACATACTAAAACCAACATAAAATAAGCTTCGCAATGACTACTTACACGATTAAAGAAGAAATGATGAATCTAGATCAAAAAACTCTAATCAACAGTGGAAATACTTTCCCCGAAAGTGATTCAATACTTCAAATAAAAAACTTGAATGTATGGGCTGCTGATCACCATATACTAAAAAATATAAATCTAAAAATACCTAAGAATAAAATAACAGTGCTACTTGGACCTTCCGGCTGTGGAAAAACAACACTACTCAAAAGCATGAACAAACTAACAGACATCAATAAAGAACTAAAAGTAATGGGGCATATTTTTATAGAAAAAGATGACATCTTAAATACCAACAAGAATGTTCCTTCTATTCGCCAAAAAATGGGATTATTGGGTCAACGCCCCTACCCGCTGCCCATGTCCATATACAAGAATGTAGCCTACGGAATTAAACTCAAAGGTATCCGGGACAAAAAACTGATAGACTATTACATTGAAAAACACCTAAAAGAAGTGGGCCTATGGGAAGAAGTAAAAGACAGACTTAACTGTTCGCCTACTAGTCTTTCCATTGGACAGCAACAACGTTTATGTCTGGCACGCGGTTTGGCGGTAAAACCGCGAATTATCTTAGCAGATGAACCCACCTCTGCACTTGATCCTATTTCGAGCAAAACAATAGAAGAGCTATTTAGGAAACTAAAAAAGCATTACACCATTGTCCTTGTAACTCATGTATTGCGACAAGCAATACGCCTAGCTGATAATGTGGTATTTATGTCAGATGGTAAAATCATAGAACATGGTCATCCTGAAAAAGTATTTAACATTCCCCAATCCAAACAACTAAAAGAATATATGGTGGATGGAAACTAGCTAAATAAACAAACACAAATACAAACACCTACATGCGACTGTTAAAACTACTATTTTTCGGAGAGATATTTGTTTTGCCCATACTCCTGTCGGCCCAAACAAATAAATTACAATTAAGTGCTGAGTTCCGTTCCCGAATCATTCTGGACCATGGATACCAATCGCCCCAAATGAAAAACCACAGTACCACCTTCTACTCAACGCAACGAACCAGATTTAACACCCTGTTTATTAATACAAAAATTCAGACTTACTTATCCATACAAGATATAAGAATATGGGGTGATGATGACAACTTCAGTAGCAACGGTAGTTACGGAAACACTCAAAGCCTATGTTTACATCAAGGCTGGGTAAAACTTACACTTATGAAATCTTTATCTTTAAAAGTAGGAAGGCAAATTTTTTCCTACGATGACCAACGAATTTTGTCTGCCAGAAATTGGAACAATTATCAGGTCACATACGATGCCGTCCTTGCTGAATATAAAAAGAACCAACACAGAGTACACCTAGCATTTAGTTATAATGCGAATCACAAAAGTGACCAGACCTACCCCGCAAAGCTATTCAAAACTTACAGTTTCATTCACTACAAACATAATGCAGACGCGCTATCGTTATCGGGCATTGCAGTCATAACCGGAAACACGCTGACAGACACAACAGAGCAGGTTTACTATAGAGCAACATATGGCGCAAATATGAAATACAAAAACCCACAAAGAAACATACGCCTATCGGCCTATTACCAACATAAGCTAAACAATCATGCAAACCCTCTCTCGGCCTTTTGTGTTTCGGCATATGCAGCCCATAAAATAACCAGGAAAACAATACTAGGTATAGGCTATGATTTAATTTCAGGTGATAACAGCTCCACATCAACCAATCAGCAGTTCGACCTTTTATACGGTCGCAGACATGGTTGGTATGGATATATGGACTACTTCAGTACAACACCACAGCAAGGACTGCAGGACATATTGGCAAGAGCGACCTATAATACGGACAAAAAAACAAATATCTCACTTCATTATCATTACTTTCTACTGGCAACCCATATGCACAATAATATTCACAAAAAGATAAACAAACGACTTGGTCAAGAGCTTGATTTTCATTTAAAGTATAAAATTCAGGATGCCACTACACTGGAATTTGGCTATTCGTTATTCAGCCCCACAAACACTTTGAAGCAACTCAAAACAATACATGAAGAGAAAATTAAAACGCCCCATTTCTGCTATATAATGTGCACGATCAAGCCCTCCATATGGATTCAGCACTAAGTCTTTTGAAGCCATTTCAACGTGTAATAGATTTTCCGGTGCATTTTTTAGATTGAATAAAGCAATCACAACACCTGTCTATCCAATAAGACAAGCTGATATCAACCCATCGGACATCCCCATTTACAAACACACCACAAAACCACCAACATTTTAATGATAACATTCTCCTCCCCACTTGAAGGAAGAGAATGTATTACTTCTATCGTATATCCATGTTATATTTACGGAAATTTAGGAAACTGTCCAAAATCCGGATCTCTCTTCTCTAAAAAGGCATTTTTACCCTCTTGCGCTTCCTCCATCAGATAATACATCAAAGTAGCATCACCTGCCATCTCCATGATGCCGTGCTGTCCGTCCAGCTCAGCATTTAATCCTCGCTTAATCATCCTCAATGCCAAGGGACTACGCTTCATGATGGTTCTACACCACTGAACAGTAGTTTCTTCTAACATATCAAAGGGCACCACCTTATTTACCATACCCATTTTTTCAGCTTCCTCAGCCGTATATTGTTCACATAAGAACCATATCTCACGTGCTTTCTTTTGTCCTACCTGACGCGCCAAGTAAGACGAACCAAAACCGGCATCAAAACTCCCCACCTTTGGTCCTGTTTGTCCAAAGCGAGCATTCTCAGATGCAATCGTCAGGTCGCACACCACATGTAACACATGCCCGCCTCCAATAGCATAACCATTAACCATGGCGATAACAGGTTTAGGTAGCGAACGAATTTTTTTATGCAGATCCAATACATTTAAACGAGGAACACCTTCCTGATCAATATATCCCCCTATTCCTTTTACTTTTTGATCTCCACCAGAACAGAATGCTTTATCGCCAGTTCCGGTTAATACCACTACATTAATATCCTGACGCTCACGGCATATTTCAAAGGCATCCAACATCTCCATGTTCGTTTCCGGACGAAAGGCGTTGTATACTTCCGGACGGTTTATGGTTACTTTGGCTATCCCTTCAAAAAAATCAAATTTAATGTCGGTATACTCTTTTATGGTTTCCCAACTATATTTGCTCATATTCTATTTATTTTAGATAGTTGATGATAGATTTAGGTGATATATATTTTATTTTCTCTCAGCAGACTACAATACTTCTTATTAAGAATTAGATTGTAGACTCTTAAAATATTTCCTTAATATTTTTCCATTCTTCTCTCCAGAAGTAAAAACCTCTAACAAAGTAGCTTGTTCATTTTCTTCTACAAACTCCTGATATACAACACTCAATTCTTCTTCACTGGCACAAGAAAGATATTTTAAACCATAGGCCCGGGCCAAATATTCGGCCGACTGGTGATGCTTCGCCTCAAAAAACTCCTCCAGCTCTTCTGTTTCTGAAGGTCCCGGTATAAACCTAAATATGCCACCTCCACCATTATTCATCACAACAATTTTGAAATTAGGCTTTAGATATTTATTCCACAAAGCATTGGAATCATAGAAAAAAGACAAATCTCCTGTAATCAACATGGTTGGTTTACGCTGAACAAATGCAGCTCCAACGGCCGTACTGACACAACCATCAATTCCACTAGTTCCTCTATTGGCAAAGGTATTTACTTTGATCTCATCCTGAAAAAGCTGGGCATATCGCACAGGAGTGCTATTGGCCAATTGCAAATCCGTATCCTGGGGTAATTGACAAAATATATGAGACAAGGCTTTAAGATCACTCCACTGCACCTCATCCACATACGTAAGGTGCGCCTTTCTGTTCTTTTCTCGTCTTTGGTGCCACATTTCCTGATACCGGCTTTTCTTATTATCAACCCTATCAGCAATTTGCATAAAAAAGTTCAACGGCATCATTTTAACGGAAAGACTTAAATGCTGAAAAGTATCAATGACATGGTCATTTAAAGCAATGTGCCAATGCGTTTTGGGGGGATTCTCTCTTAGTATATTTTTTATTTGCTTACTCACTATTTGTCCACCAAAAGTAATAAGCATTGATGGCTTAAACAGTGCCGTTTCATATTCATTTATACTAAATATCTGCCGATCAATACACCCAACAAACTTTTCTCCCTTTAAATTAGAAGTAGTTTCGGTAAGCACAACTGTATTTGCATTTTCCGCTAGTCTATTTAATACTTTATTCA comes from the Saccharicrinis fermentans DSM 9555 = JCM 21142 genome and includes:
- a CDS encoding alginate export family protein; this translates as MRLLKLLFFGEIFVLPILLSAQTNKLQLSAEFRSRIILDHGYQSPQMKNHSTTFYSTQRTRFNTLFINTKIQTYLSIQDIRIWGDDDNFSSNGSYGNTQSLCLHQGWVKLTLMKSLSLKVGRQIFSYDDQRILSARNWNNYQVTYDAVLAEYKKNQHRVHLAFSYNANHKSDQTYPAKLFKTYSFIHYKHNADALSLSGIAVITGNTLTDTTEQVYYRATYGANMKYKNPQRNIRLSAYYQHKLNNHANPLSAFCVSAYAAHKITRKTILGIGYDLISGDNSSTSTNQQFDLLYGRRHGWYGYMDYFSTTPQQGLQDILARATYNTDKKTNISLHYHYFLLATHMHNNIHKKINKRLGQELDFHLKYKIQDATTLEFGYSLFSPTNTLKQLKTIHEEKIKTPHFCYIMCTIKPSIWIQH
- a CDS encoding PstC family ABC transporter permease, encoding MHPVIDILAGLPSVIYGMWGILVIVPFISNHLAPLLGIKSSGYTILAGGIVLAVMCIPYILNMLIEVFNTIPTGLKEASLSLGATYWEMVKHVVIRKGIPGIISAFGLGIAKAFGETMAVMMVVGNLIQTKPHLFDAGYPLPALIANNYGEMLSIPLYDSALMFAALLLFTIILIINLIFRYFIYKTNKYE
- the pstA gene encoding phosphate ABC transporter permease PstA, which codes for MNNRKQFEEKIVRLLSGLATLSLVTTLIFIIVIIFMKGLHALSWTMLFMTPRGGYYYGGEGGVLNALIGSLYISFGATILATIMGVPSALYINVYLSRYKKTQNIIRYVLDALWGVPSIVYGAFGFALMLLIGINASLLAGIITVALLITPIVVRTFDEALCNIPKGLYEASLALGSTRSETAFKVIFKQGFPGFITALLLAFGRGIGDAASVIFTAGYTDLIPIHLDEPAATLPLSIFFQLGSPILEVRERAYAAAIILTLIILTISLTARYLSKAHTKTNIK
- the menD gene encoding 2-succinyl-5-enolpyruvyl-6-hydroxy-3-cyclohexene-1-carboxylic-acid synthase codes for the protein MTKTISDKSIVQILVQQCVKLGLKELVISPGSRNAPLIISFHAMDEIKCYTVVDERSAGFFALGMAQQLRRPVALACTSGSAVLNYAPAIAEAFYQELPLVVLTADRPPEWVGQADGQTINQSSVFANFIKYGVDLPVSADHPDDQWYAERCIAEAFHKSNHPVMGPVHINIPLREPLYGRTSATNLKRAAFRNLMPDAVLSENQLIGLAEQWNKAESVMLLTGVLPPNEELNKVLNRLAENANTVVLTETTSNLKGEKFVGCIDRQIFSINEYETALFKPSMLITFGGQIVSKQIKNILRENPPKTHWHIALNDHVIDTFQHLSLSVKMMPLNFFMQIADRVDNKKSRYQEMWHQRREKNRKAHLTYVDEVQWSDLKALSHIFCQLPQDTDLQLANSTPVRYAQLFQDEIKVNTFANRGTSGIDGCVSTAVGAAFVQRKPTMLITGDLSFFYDSNALWNKYLKPNFKIVVMNNGGGGIFRFIPGPSETEELEEFFEAKHHQSAEYLARAYGLKYLSCASEEELSVVYQEFVEENEQATLLEVFTSGEKNGKILRKYFKSLQSNS
- a CDS encoding PstS family phosphate ABC transporter substrate-binding protein → MKKTKSISITLLSLILISACSSQSSKNNTINISGAFALYPLVVKWSEEYQKTHPDIRFNISGGGAGKGMADALSGAVDLGMFSREITPSEMEKGVWWVSLCTDAVVPTISKRNPYLDSLKKRGLTKAEFKAIFITKSISSWDALLAKPSQHEISVYTRSDACGAAETWAKYLGTHQENIKGIGIYGDPGLAEAVSKDPAGIAFNNTIFAYNINTGKKQPGIELIPIDINENGKIDAEEDCYNTFCDILQAIANGIYPAPPARQLYFVANGKPPEKTTCDFIKWTLTEGQAYVKEAGYVPMSDILVKQSLKKLNAQ
- the menB gene encoding 1,4-dihydroxy-2-naphthoyl-CoA synthase; protein product: MSKYSWETIKEYTDIKFDFFEGIAKVTINRPEVYNAFRPETNMEMLDAFEICRERQDINVVVLTGTGDKAFCSGGDQKVKGIGGYIDQEGVPRLNVLDLHKKIRSLPKPVIAMVNGYAIGGGHVLHVVCDLTIASENARFGQTGPKVGSFDAGFGSSYLARQVGQKKAREIWFLCEQYTAEEAEKMGMVNKVVPFDMLEETTVQWCRTIMKRSPLALRMIKRGLNAELDGQHGIMEMAGDATLMYYLMEEAQEGKNAFLEKRDPDFGQFPKFP
- a CDS encoding phosphate ABC transporter ATP-binding protein; translation: MTTYTIKEEMMNLDQKTLINSGNTFPESDSILQIKNLNVWAADHHILKNINLKIPKNKITVLLGPSGCGKTTLLKSMNKLTDINKELKVMGHIFIEKDDILNTNKNVPSIRQKMGLLGQRPYPLPMSIYKNVAYGIKLKGIRDKKLIDYYIEKHLKEVGLWEEVKDRLNCSPTSLSIGQQQRLCLARGLAVKPRIILADEPTSALDPISSKTIEELFRKLKKHYTIVLVTHVLRQAIRLADNVVFMSDGKIIEHGHPEKVFNIPQSKQLKEYMVDGN